One genomic region from Leptolyngbyaceae cyanobacterium JSC-12 encodes:
- a CDS encoding glycogen debranching enzyme GlgX (IMG reference gene:2510098166~PFAM: Alpha amylase, catalytic domain; Carbohydrate-binding module 48 (Isoamylase N-terminal domain)~TIGRFAM: glycogen debranching enzyme GlgX): MGKPGKEMQPGRSFPLGATVYPEGVNFCIYSKSCDAVELLLFDTADAPKPSRIILLDPKRNRTFYYWHVFVPGIQAGQVYAYRVYGPFAPEKGHRFDSTKVLLDPYARAVVGWEHYSREAAIRPGDNCPQSLRSVVLDPTTYDWEGDTPLCLPYSQSVIYEMHVAGFTRHPNSGVEASKRGTYAGLIEKIPYLKQLGITAVELMPIHEFDEQDARPGLKNYWGYSTLAFFAPHRAYSSSKCPLGAVDEFRDMVKAFHKAGIEVILDVVFNHTAEGNHEGPTLSFRGLENRAYYILEKNPAYYSNYSGCGNTVKANHEVVARLILDCLRYWVDVMHVDGFRFDLASCLSRGKTGHPLDDPPLLWSIESDPVLAGIKIIAEAWDAGGLYQVGSFIGDRFAEWNGPFRDDIRRFVKGDPGMVDELAARILGSPDIYKQPDREPNRSINFVTCHDGFTLNDLVSYNEKHNEDNGEDSRDGANDNYSWNCGVEGPTNDPAIEALRQKQIKNLLTALFFSQGTPMLLMGDEVRRSQRGNNNAYCQNNEISWFDWSLVDRHQDLLRFVSGVIHFIQSLELLQHETLLDVVPVHPPKPFSAHKPYVVWHGVKLNQPDWGYHSHSLAFSLYHPDAKEHLHIILNAYWEPLKFELPNLKRGIAWHRIVDTSLPAPDDFQPPDQAPRIKGTSYLVSDRSSVVLMAFPPRKA, encoded by the coding sequence ATGGGAAAGCCTGGTAAAGAGATGCAACCGGGTCGAAGTTTTCCGCTAGGGGCAACAGTTTACCCGGAGGGTGTTAACTTCTGCATCTACTCGAAGAGTTGCGACGCGGTAGAACTGTTGCTGTTTGATACTGCGGATGCTCCTAAACCCAGCCGCATTATTCTGCTTGATCCTAAACGCAACCGCACTTTTTACTACTGGCATGTCTTTGTACCTGGTATTCAAGCTGGGCAGGTCTACGCTTATCGAGTGTATGGACCCTTTGCTCCAGAAAAAGGGCATCGCTTTGATAGTACCAAAGTCCTGCTCGACCCCTATGCCAGAGCCGTTGTGGGCTGGGAGCACTACAGTCGGGAAGCAGCCATTCGTCCTGGCGATAATTGTCCTCAATCGTTGCGGAGTGTTGTGCTCGATCCCACCACCTATGATTGGGAAGGTGATACCCCCCTCTGCCTGCCATACTCGCAAAGTGTAATTTACGAGATGCATGTGGCAGGGTTTACGCGCCATCCTAACTCGGGTGTAGAAGCCTCGAAGCGAGGAACCTATGCTGGCTTGATTGAAAAAATTCCCTACTTGAAGCAGTTAGGCATTACAGCTGTGGAACTCATGCCTATTCATGAGTTTGATGAGCAAGATGCCCGCCCTGGTTTGAAAAACTACTGGGGTTATAGCACCCTTGCCTTTTTTGCCCCCCATCGTGCCTACAGTTCGTCGAAATGTCCACTAGGGGCAGTGGATGAGTTTCGCGACATGGTGAAAGCGTTTCACAAAGCTGGCATTGAAGTGATTTTGGATGTGGTATTTAACCATACGGCAGAGGGGAACCACGAGGGTCCAACGCTATCGTTTCGAGGGCTGGAAAACCGGGCCTATTACATTCTGGAGAAAAATCCAGCCTACTATAGTAACTATAGTGGTTGCGGTAACACGGTAAAGGCAAATCATGAAGTGGTGGCGCGGCTGATTCTCGATTGCTTGCGCTACTGGGTGGATGTAATGCACGTGGATGGATTTCGGTTTGACCTGGCATCCTGCCTATCGCGCGGCAAGACGGGACACCCACTGGATGATCCACCGTTGCTCTGGTCGATTGAGTCTGATCCAGTGCTGGCAGGTATTAAGATCATTGCAGAAGCCTGGGATGCAGGTGGGTTGTATCAGGTGGGGTCGTTTATTGGCGATCGCTTTGCTGAGTGGAATGGGCCGTTTCGGGATGATATTCGACGGTTTGTCAAGGGTGACCCTGGCATGGTAGATGAACTGGCTGCCCGCATTCTAGGCAGTCCAGATATTTATAAGCAGCCTGATCGCGAACCGAATCGCAGCATCAACTTTGTTACCTGCCATGATGGCTTCACGTTGAATGATCTAGTGTCTTACAACGAGAAACACAACGAAGACAATGGAGAAGACAGCCGCGATGGAGCTAATGATAACTACAGTTGGAACTGTGGTGTCGAGGGGCCGACTAACGATCCAGCAATTGAAGCCCTGCGACAAAAACAAATCAAAAATCTGTTGACGGCATTGTTCTTTTCTCAAGGAACGCCGATGCTACTCATGGGGGATGAGGTGCGGCGATCGCAGCGGGGCAACAATAACGCTTATTGTCAAAACAACGAAATTAGCTGGTTTGATTGGAGCCTAGTAGACAGACACCAGGATTTGCTACGCTTTGTTAGCGGAGTAATTCACTTCATACAATCGTTGGAACTGCTGCAACACGAGACACTACTAGATGTTGTTCCTGTTCACCCACCCAAACCATTTAGTGCACATAAGCCTTACGTTGTGTGGCATGGGGTGAAATTGAACCAACCGGACTGGGGTTATCATTCCCACAGCCTTGCTTTTAGTCTGTATCATCCCGACGCCAAGGAGCATTTGCACATTATTTTGAATGCTTATTGGGAACCATTGAAGTTTGAACTACCCAATCTCAAGCGAGGAATTGCCTGGCACCGAATTGTCGATACCAGTCTTCCTGCTCCAGACGATTTTCAACCGCCAGATCAAGCTCCTCGCATCAAAGGAACGAGTTATCTAGTAAGCGATCGCTCGTCTGTTGTGTTGATGGCGTTCCCACCGCGCAAGGCATAA
- a CDS encoding transposase (IMG reference gene:2510098161~PFAM: Transposase IS200 like): MSEYIHKSHNVTVLLYHLVFPAKYRRAVFDEQVDEVLREVCLEIEKRYEIKFIEIGVDKDHVHFLVQSVPTYSVTKLVKMIKSLTAREVFRRCPQVKQKLWGGEFWSDGYFASTVGKHGDEGMIANYVKNQGNEYLKLHRDEQLTLF; the protein is encoded by the coding sequence ATGAGCGAGTACATCCACAAAAGTCATAACGTTACGGTTTTGCTATACCACCTTGTGTTTCCAGCAAAGTATCGGCGGGCTGTGTTTGATGAACAGGTCGATGAAGTTTTGCGAGAAGTTTGCCTGGAGATTGAGAAACGCTACGAGATTAAATTTATAGAAATCGGTGTAGACAAAGACCATGTGCACTTTTTAGTCCAATCGGTGCCGACATACAGCGTGACCAAATTGGTCAAAATGATCAAGAGTTTGACCGCAAGGGAAGTGTTTCGGCGTTGTCCTCAGGTGAAGCAAAAGCTATGGGGTGGAGAGTTTTGGAGTGATGGCTATTTTGCAAGTACAGTTGGGAAACACGGGGATGAAGGGATGATTGCGAACTACGTCAAAAATCAGGGTAACGAATATCTCAAGCTACACCGAGATGAGCAGCTTACTCTTTTTTGA
- a CDS encoding pentapeptide repeat protein,protein kinase family protein (IMG reference gene:2510098165~PFAM: Protein kinase domain; Pentapeptide repeats (8 copies)) → MSYCLNLACPNPQNLTHTELCQACGSKLLLRDRYRIIQALGQGGFGATFLAVNESLPGQPSCVIKQLRPNANAPHVMDMARELFKREAETLGRIGTHPQIPSLLDYFEENETFYLVQEYVSGSTLQQEVKRDGPLSELQVKQFLGEILPVLDYIHQRGVIHRDIKPANMIRRAQDQKLVLIDFGAVKYQSAQQSSTSDQTALTSYAIGTPGFAPPEQMSMRPVPASDIYALGVSCIYLITGKSPKELDYDSTTGELIWEKHVHASPQFIKVLSKMLEISVKQRYKSAQEVYNAVDLVDHEDALAEGINNVEVRNIATARRGLDYRGPDSGGTPTSPAARMAMQIRTRQGRFDSSTFQSSWGRGRAVDSGRLSGGIASRGRNSAGRAKDGAAEEKKKLPTRLDAEGLQNYYNKGKRDFASHDLRSLSLPKANLVGANFHQSNLGKINLQGANLHNADFGRASLTHANLRDATLTKAYLSYADLEGADLRGADLSGAYLLNANLRGTNLCGANLSGARMTEEQLAMARTNFLTVRPNGKRGIW, encoded by the coding sequence ATGAGCTACTGCTTGAATCTAGCCTGCCCAAACCCTCAAAACCTCACCCACACTGAACTTTGTCAGGCATGTGGTTCCAAGTTGCTGCTTCGCGATCGCTACCGGATTATTCAGGCGCTTGGGCAAGGCGGGTTTGGTGCGACCTTTTTAGCAGTGAACGAGAGTTTACCAGGTCAGCCTAGCTGCGTTATCAAGCAACTTCGTCCCAATGCCAATGCTCCCCATGTAATGGATATGGCGCGGGAGTTATTCAAGCGAGAAGCAGAAACTCTTGGTCGAATCGGTACTCATCCTCAAATTCCTTCGTTGCTTGATTATTTTGAAGAGAACGAAACCTTTTATCTAGTGCAGGAATATGTTAGCGGTTCTACCCTCCAGCAAGAGGTAAAACGAGATGGTCCGTTGAGCGAGCTCCAGGTTAAGCAGTTTTTGGGTGAAATTCTGCCAGTTTTAGACTACATTCATCAGCGCGGAGTTATCCATCGGGACATTAAACCCGCCAATATGATCCGAAGGGCACAGGATCAAAAGCTTGTACTGATTGACTTTGGCGCAGTGAAGTATCAAAGTGCCCAGCAATCCTCTACTTCTGACCAAACGGCGCTGACTTCCTACGCGATCGGGACGCCAGGATTTGCCCCCCCTGAGCAAATGTCTATGCGTCCAGTTCCCGCTAGTGACATTTACGCACTGGGGGTAAGTTGCATTTATTTGATTACAGGAAAATCTCCCAAAGAACTGGATTACGACTCCACCACGGGAGAGTTGATTTGGGAGAAGCACGTACATGCTAGTCCGCAGTTCATCAAAGTCTTAAGCAAGATGCTGGAGATTTCGGTGAAACAGCGCTACAAGAGTGCTCAAGAGGTTTATAACGCAGTGGATCTTGTAGACCATGAAGATGCTTTGGCAGAAGGCATCAACAATGTGGAAGTGAGGAATATTGCCACTGCACGTCGAGGACTTGACTATCGCGGGCCTGATTCAGGAGGGACACCAACTTCCCCTGCAGCTCGCATGGCGATGCAAATTCGGACTCGTCAGGGTCGGTTTGACTCATCCACATTTCAGTCTAGTTGGGGTCGTGGTCGAGCAGTCGATTCTGGCAGACTAAGTGGAGGAATCGCTTCCCGGGGCAGAAACTCCGCTGGACGAGCAAAAGACGGGGCAGCGGAGGAGAAGAAGAAATTACCCACCCGGCTCGACGCAGAAGGCTTGCAAAATTACTACAACAAAGGCAAGCGAGACTTTGCCAGTCATGACTTGCGATCGCTGTCTTTGCCCAAGGCCAATCTTGTAGGTGCTAACTTCCATCAATCCAATCTGGGCAAAATCAATCTGCAAGGTGCGAATTTACACAATGCTGATTTTGGTCGAGCTAGTCTCACCCACGCTAACCTGCGCGATGCCACTTTGACGAAAGCTTATCTCAGTTATGCTGACCTGGAAGGGGCTGATTTACGGGGGGCTGATCTGAGTGGGGCTTATTTACTCAATGCCAATCTACGGGGAACTAATCTCTGTGGTGCCAATCTGTCGGGTGCACGGATGACAGAAGAACAACTGGCAATGGCGCGAACAAACTTTTTAACGGTGCGACCCAATGGCAAGCGGGGCATTTGGTAA
- a CDS encoding NADH:flavin oxidoreductase (IMG reference gene:2510098160~PFAM: NADH:flavin oxidoreductase / NADH oxidase family), with protein MHDSLKLLESFQLGPYTLKNRMVMAPLTRNRAGAGNIPHPLNAEYYKQRTSAGLIVSEATQISPQGQGYPSTPGIHSVEQVEGWKLVTEAVHENHGVIFQQLWHVGRISHPSLQPNGELPVAPSAIAPAGEASTFSGPQPFVTPRALATEEIPRIVEQYRQAAKNALAAGFDGVEVHGANGYLIDQFLHDGSNQRSDRYGGSIANRARFLLEVMEAVVEVWGSDRVGLRLSPSGIFGSMSDSDPKALFTYVVEALNSLNLAYLHLVEPRVQGNRDEENPDMSLSTHYFRMIYTGTLISAGGHNRETGENTLKAGDADLIAYGRLFISNPDLPKRFALNAPLTPYDRTTFYGGDEHGYTDYPFLEMQSA; from the coding sequence GTGCACGATTCGCTCAAATTACTGGAAAGCTTTCAGCTTGGACCTTACACGCTCAAAAATCGCATGGTGATGGCACCACTCACGCGCAATCGGGCAGGCGCAGGTAATATTCCTCACCCATTGAATGCTGAATACTACAAACAACGCACCTCTGCTGGGTTGATTGTGTCGGAAGCGACCCAGATTTCACCCCAGGGACAAGGATATCCCAGCACGCCCGGAATCCATTCTGTGGAACAGGTCGAAGGGTGGAAATTGGTCACAGAGGCGGTTCACGAAAATCATGGAGTCATTTTTCAGCAACTCTGGCATGTGGGCAGAATTTCTCACCCATCGTTGCAGCCGAATGGGGAATTGCCTGTGGCTCCTAGTGCGATCGCTCCAGCGGGTGAAGCCAGTACATTTTCTGGTCCACAGCCATTTGTTACACCGCGTGCTTTAGCAACCGAAGAAATTCCTAGAATTGTTGAGCAATACCGTCAAGCAGCTAAAAACGCCCTGGCAGCAGGATTTGACGGCGTTGAAGTTCATGGAGCCAATGGATATTTGATCGATCAGTTTTTGCATGATGGCTCCAACCAGCGCAGCGATCGCTATGGGGGATCGATCGCTAACCGGGCACGCTTTTTGCTGGAGGTTATGGAAGCAGTGGTAGAGGTCTGGGGTAGCGATCGCGTGGGACTGCGCCTATCCCCCAGCGGCATCTTTGGTAGCATGTCTGACTCTGACCCCAAAGCCTTATTTACCTATGTGGTGGAAGCATTAAATTCCTTGAACCTGGCATATTTGCATCTGGTGGAGCCACGAGTCCAGGGCAATCGAGATGAAGAAAATCCTGATATGTCACTCAGCACCCACTACTTCCGGATGATTTACACTGGAACACTGATCAGCGCGGGTGGACACAATCGCGAGACAGGTGAGAACACCTTAAAAGCAGGAGATGCCGACCTGATCGCCTACGGCAGACTGTTCATCTCTAACCCCGATTTGCCCAAACGCTTTGCCCTGAATGCACCACTCACCCCCTACGATCGCACCACTTTTTACGGCGGCGACGAGCACGGCTACACCGATTACCCATTCCTTGAAATGCAATCAGCCTAA
- a CDS encoding hypothetical protein (IMG reference gene:2510098163~PFAM: YCII-related domain), which yields MPKYIMWGTYCDNVLEKRTPYRQAHLDGLAKQKESGVLKTIGPTKDLTKCFGIYEAETEAVVRDLIESDPYWQNGIWTDYEVKEWIQAI from the coding sequence ATGCCGAAATACATCATGTGGGGCACTTATTGCGACAATGTGCTAGAAAAGCGTACCCCGTATCGCCAAGCGCATCTGGATGGACTCGCGAAACAAAAAGAGTCAGGAGTTTTGAAGACAATTGGTCCAACAAAGGATCTAACAAAATGTTTTGGTATTTACGAAGCCGAAACAGAAGCAGTCGTTCGCGATTTGATTGAATCTGACCCCTACTGGCAAAATGGCATCTGGACAGATTACGAGGTAAAAGAGTGGATTCAAGCAATTTGA
- a CDS encoding ADP-ribose pyrophosphatase (IMG reference gene:2510098162~PFAM: NUDIX domain), with protein sequence MFWRKLSTTAVLSSRLAGAPLQIPGGGVDSGESLEQALHQEIWEESGLKYLIVIRKLGVAEIC encoded by the coding sequence ATGTTCTGGAGGAAGTTGTCAACTACTGCGGTTTTGTCATCCCGATTGGCCGGAGCTCCGTTGCAAATTCCAGGTGGTGGAGTGGACTCTGGAGAATCGTTAGAACAAGCACTACATCAAGAGATTTGGGAGGAATCTGGCTTAAAATATCTCATAGTGATTCGTAAACTGGGAGTTGCTGAAATTTGCTGA
- a CDS encoding phenylalanyl-tRNA synthetase, beta subunit (IMG reference gene:2510098164~PFAM: tRNA synthetase B5 domain; B3/4 domain; Ferredoxin-fold anticodon binding domain; Putative tRNA binding domain~TIGRFAM: phenylalanyl-tRNA synthetase, beta subunit, non-spirochete bacterial) — protein MRISLNWLRELVDINLSAEELAEMLTMAGFEVEEIEDRRTWADGVVVGKVLEREQHPNADKLSVCQVDIGTETPSTIVCGAANVKAGLYVPVATLGTFLPKVGDAGLKIKPAKLRGVASEGMICSLAELGLAKESAGIHSFEQADLKPGMDVRPLLGLDDVILDLTSTANRADALSMVGIAREITALTGADLRLPEPPDLVVESNPKALTLKILEPQACPTYIGTVIENVTIAPSPLWLQQRLQASGIRPINNVVDITNYILLEWGQPLHAFDRDRLQTVGNGKALQIGVRFAEAGETLKTLDGQTRSLSEQALLITANNQPVALAGVMGGEDTEVHAATTNLMLEAALFDSAAIRRSARSQGLRTEASARYERGINQAELDVACRRAVALITEFAGGTIATQEVADTRSSVGATRSIELRIDRVNQILGPVTIGEDVGDLQPAEVERILKALGCEVSPLKNGDVWSVTVPPYRYRDLEREIDLIEEIARLYGYNNFCETLPDKTEPGYLSVEQALTRKLREVFRAVGLTELAHYSLVKPGQDRQIVLRNPLFPDYSALRTDLLSGLIDAFQYNLEQGNGALNGFEIGHIFWLEEDGLSESEAIAGILGGDPTQGKWAQSGRDRPMTWFEAKGLLESAFHRLGLTVEYQPDRRDERLHPGRTASLWLRGNRLGTFGQLHPQLRLERGFPDEVYAFELDMNVLLSEMDQEDVLVPTFKPYSPYPASDRDIAFFVPTQYSVAEIDRSIRKAAGSLLESVELFDEYRGKNVPEGQRSLAFRLVYRASDRTLTDEDIEPAHQKVRETLVEKFRVDLRS, from the coding sequence ATGCGTATTTCTTTGAACTGGTTGCGAGAACTGGTTGACATCAACCTGTCGGCAGAAGAGTTGGCAGAGATGCTAACAATGGCAGGATTTGAAGTCGAAGAGATTGAAGACCGTCGTACCTGGGCAGACGGAGTGGTGGTTGGCAAGGTCTTGGAACGGGAACAACACCCCAACGCAGACAAATTGAGCGTGTGTCAGGTGGATATTGGAACAGAAACACCTTCTACCATTGTTTGTGGTGCTGCAAATGTGAAAGCGGGGTTATATGTTCCCGTTGCTACACTAGGTACGTTTTTGCCAAAAGTGGGCGATGCTGGCTTAAAAATTAAACCTGCCAAGCTCCGCGGCGTTGCGTCAGAAGGGATGATCTGTTCACTGGCAGAATTGGGGTTGGCAAAAGAATCGGCTGGGATTCACAGTTTTGAGCAAGCGGACTTAAAGCCTGGCATGGATGTCCGTCCTTTATTGGGGCTGGATGATGTGATTCTGGATTTAACCTCTACTGCGAACCGGGCAGATGCCTTGAGTATGGTGGGCATTGCGCGAGAAATCACCGCTTTGACAGGGGCAGACCTGCGGTTGCCAGAGCCACCTGACCTGGTGGTTGAGTCGAATCCGAAAGCGCTGACTTTAAAGATCTTGGAACCACAGGCATGTCCAACTTACATTGGTACTGTGATTGAAAATGTGACGATCGCTCCCTCTCCGCTCTGGCTTCAGCAACGCTTGCAGGCTTCCGGCATTCGTCCAATTAATAATGTGGTAGATATTACCAACTATATTTTGCTGGAATGGGGGCAGCCACTTCATGCTTTTGATCGCGATCGCCTCCAGACAGTTGGCAATGGTAAAGCCCTGCAAATTGGAGTACGCTTTGCTGAGGCGGGAGAAACCTTGAAAACGCTTGATGGACAAACGCGATCGCTGAGTGAGCAAGCGTTATTAATCACCGCTAACAACCAGCCTGTGGCACTGGCGGGAGTAATGGGCGGCGAAGACACGGAAGTTCATGCTGCAACAACTAACTTAATGCTGGAGGCAGCTTTGTTTGACTCTGCCGCCATTCGCCGTTCGGCGCGATCGCAGGGGTTGCGAACCGAAGCTTCTGCCCGGTATGAACGGGGGATTAACCAGGCAGAACTGGATGTAGCCTGCCGTCGCGCTGTGGCATTAATTACCGAGTTTGCAGGTGGCACAATCGCAACACAAGAAGTCGCCGATACTCGCAGCAGCGTGGGAGCAACACGATCAATTGAACTGCGGATTGATCGCGTCAACCAGATTTTGGGACCTGTGACTATTGGGGAAGACGTGGGCGATCTGCAACCTGCTGAAGTAGAACGCATTCTCAAAGCATTGGGTTGCGAAGTTTCACCTCTAAAAAATGGTGATGTTTGGAGTGTGACCGTTCCTCCCTACCGTTATCGTGACCTGGAACGAGAGATTGATTTAATTGAAGAAATTGCTCGGCTCTACGGCTATAACAATTTCTGCGAAACCCTGCCCGACAAAACGGAACCAGGCTATTTGTCAGTTGAACAAGCCCTCACGCGCAAGCTGCGGGAAGTATTTCGGGCAGTGGGTTTAACGGAACTAGCACATTATTCTCTAGTGAAGCCCGGTCAGGATCGCCAGATTGTGTTGAGAAATCCCCTCTTCCCTGATTATTCTGCCCTGAGAACCGATCTCCTCAGCGGATTAATCGATGCCTTCCAATACAACCTGGAACAGGGCAATGGTGCACTCAATGGCTTTGAGATTGGGCATATTTTCTGGCTAGAAGAAGATGGCTTGAGTGAATCAGAAGCGATCGCGGGTATTTTAGGCGGCGACCCGACCCAAGGCAAATGGGCGCAAAGTGGACGCGACCGACCCATGACCTGGTTTGAAGCCAAAGGACTATTGGAAAGTGCCTTCCATCGCCTGGGTTTGACCGTTGAGTACCAGCCTGATCGCCGCGACGAACGACTCCACCCTGGACGCACGGCTTCCCTATGGTTGCGGGGCAATCGCCTTGGTACCTTTGGGCAACTCCATCCCCAACTACGACTAGAGCGGGGCTTCCCCGATGAGGTTTATGCCTTTGAACTAGATATGAATGTGTTGCTCAGCGAGATGGATCAAGAAGATGTGCTAGTGCCCACGTTCAAGCCCTACTCTCCTTACCCTGCCTCTGATCGCGACATTGCCTTCTTCGTCCCCACTCAGTATTCCGTTGCTGAAATTGATCGCTCCATTCGTAAAGCAGCGGGCAGCCTGCTGGAATCGGTTGAGCTGTTTGATGAATATCGCGGCAAAAATGTTCCAGAAGGGCAACGCAGTCTGGCGTTTCGCTTAGTTTATCGAGCCAGCGATCGCACCCTCACCGATGAGGACATTGAACCCGCGCATCAAAAAGTGCGCGAAACTCTGGTCGAAAAATTCCGTGTTGATCTGAGAAGTTAA
- a CDS encoding glutathione S-transferase (IMG reference gene:2510098159~PFAM: Glutathione S-transferase, N-terminal domain; Glutathione S-transferase, C-terminal domain) — protein sequence MIELYYWPTPNGHKITIFLEEAELEYRIVPVNIGAGDQFKPDFLKIAPNNRMPAIIDFSPVDGGEPISVFESGAILLYLAEKTGKFLPSNLRDRKTVMEWLFWQVGGLGPMAGQNHHFAQYAPEKISYAIDRYVKETNRLYGVLNRQLEGRDYIAGNYSIADMACYPWIVPYERQQQCLEDFPNLHRWFNTLRDRPAVIRAYEKGQPYSNRPTVNEESQSILFGQTAASISSQK from the coding sequence ATGATTGAACTGTATTATTGGCCCACCCCCAACGGGCACAAAATCACTATTTTTCTGGAAGAGGCTGAACTGGAGTATCGCATTGTACCTGTGAACATTGGTGCAGGTGATCAGTTCAAACCTGATTTCCTCAAGATTGCCCCGAACAACCGTATGCCTGCGATTATTGATTTTTCTCCAGTTGACGGCGGAGAACCGATTTCGGTGTTTGAGTCAGGAGCAATTCTGCTGTATCTGGCGGAAAAAACCGGAAAATTCTTGCCATCGAACCTGCGCGATCGCAAAACAGTGATGGAGTGGTTGTTCTGGCAAGTGGGTGGACTAGGACCCATGGCAGGGCAAAACCATCACTTTGCTCAGTATGCTCCCGAAAAAATCTCGTACGCCATTGACCGTTATGTCAAAGAAACCAATCGACTGTACGGCGTACTAAATCGTCAGTTAGAGGGGCGAGATTATATCGCAGGCAACTATTCTATTGCCGATATGGCCTGTTACCCGTGGATTGTACCCTACGAGCGACAGCAGCAGTGCTTAGAGGATTTCCCCAATCTGCACCGCTGGTTTAACACTCTGCGTGATCGCCCAGCAGTGATTCGTGCCTACGAAAAAGGGCAACCTTACAGCAATCGGCCAACCGTAAACGAGGAAAGCCAAAGCATCCTGTTTGGTCAAACAGCAGCATCCATCTCATCCCAGAAGTAA